A window of Candidatus Pantoea floridensis contains these coding sequences:
- a CDS encoding class I SAM-dependent methyltransferase yields the protein MKPAKTRQILTAPRSWRDMPMGDYFRDALTQQLQPYLGKLYGFHMLKIGSLSAEINTSQCAISHQVNVGIEGDELQVIANNTQLPFESKSIDACLLAHTLAWSQDPHRVLREVDRVLIDDGWMIISGFNPFSLLGISKGIPGLHSRAPWSGRMFSQVRLLDWLSLLNYEVVYRTRFQVVPWHRQGGRVISAHLPALGCLNIVVARKRTFPLTPTKMKKSLSQSQLRQTVNVTRQFREVKDQDST from the coding sequence ATGAAGCCGGCTAAAACACGCCAAATCCTGACTGCACCGCGCTCCTGGCGCGATATGCCCATGGGAGATTATTTTCGCGATGCGCTCACGCAGCAACTGCAGCCCTACCTCGGAAAGCTGTATGGCTTTCATATGCTTAAAATTGGCAGTCTTAGCGCAGAAATCAATACGAGTCAGTGTGCCATATCGCACCAGGTGAATGTGGGCATTGAGGGCGATGAGTTGCAGGTTATCGCCAATAACACACAATTACCCTTTGAATCTAAATCGATTGATGCCTGCTTACTCGCGCACACGCTGGCCTGGAGTCAGGATCCACATCGTGTGTTGCGCGAGGTGGATCGGGTATTAATCGATGATGGCTGGATGATCATCAGCGGCTTCAATCCCTTCAGTTTACTCGGTATCAGTAAAGGCATTCCGGGCTTGCACTCGCGCGCGCCGTGGAGTGGACGCATGTTCAGTCAGGTTCGTCTGCTCGATTGGCTAAGCCTGCTCAATTATGAAGTAGTATATCGCACGCGTTTTCAGGTGGTGCCGTGGCATCGGCAAGGCGGCCGAGTGATTAGTGCGCATTTACCTGCGCTGGGCTGTCTGAATATTGTGGTGGCACGTAAGCGCACGTTCCCGCTAACGCCCACCAAAATGAAGAAGAGTCTGAGTCAAAGCCAACTGCGCCAAACCGTCAACGTGACGCGCCAGTTTCGTGAAGTGAAGGATCAGGACTCAACCTGA
- the gloB gene encoding hydroxyacylglutathione hydrolase, whose translation MNLTSIPALQDNYIWTLTDEDNKCLIVDPGEAQPVMDKIKANRWQPVAILLTHHHHDHVGGVEELLQHYPDLEVFGPQETADKGAKRIVAEGDEFTLLGLNFCVIATPGHTLGHISYFSSPYLFCGDTMFSGGCGRLFEGTAEQMFDSFQKLNQLPEDTLICCAHEYTLSNMKFAAAILPHDPKILARYQQIKDLRAENRITLPTKLALEREINLFLRTQDPDLQQALGGNVSSSALWQTFADLREKKDRF comes from the coding sequence ATGAATCTTACCAGCATTCCCGCATTGCAGGATAACTACATCTGGACACTGACGGACGAGGATAACAAGTGCCTGATTGTCGATCCCGGCGAAGCACAGCCGGTAATGGATAAAATTAAGGCCAATCGGTGGCAACCGGTCGCGATTTTATTGACCCATCATCATCACGATCATGTTGGCGGCGTGGAGGAGCTGTTGCAGCACTATCCCGATCTGGAGGTTTTCGGCCCACAGGAAACGGCAGATAAAGGTGCAAAACGTATTGTGGCTGAAGGAGATGAATTTACGCTGCTTGGGCTAAACTTCTGTGTCATCGCCACCCCCGGCCACACTTTAGGACATATCTCATATTTCAGTTCTCCTTATCTTTTCTGTGGCGACACGATGTTTTCTGGTGGCTGCGGGCGTCTTTTTGAAGGCACTGCAGAACAAATGTTTGATTCATTTCAAAAGCTTAATCAGCTTCCTGAAGATACTCTTATTTGCTGTGCGCATGAATACACTTTATCCAATATGAAGTTTGCAGCAGCAATTTTGCCTCATGACCCGAAAATTTTAGCAAGGTATCAGCAAATTAAGGACTTACGCGCAGAAAATCGCATTACTTTACCGACAAAACTGGCCCTTGAGCGAGAAATAAATTTATTTTTACGCACGCAAGATCCTGATTTACAACAGGCTTTAGGCGGTAATGTCTCATCGTCGGCGTTATGGCAAACTTTCGCCGATCTACGCGAGAAGAAAGACCGCTTTTAA
- the mltD gene encoding murein transglycosylase D produces MKAKAILLASVLLVGCQASRNDANIPVQHAQSLSSAGQGENGKYGDRLLSPRWQDDGTSLAEDTDLWNHISDELKMGIPENSRIREQKTKFLKNKSYLHDVTLRAEPYMYWIVEQIQKRKMPMELVLLPIVESAFDPHATSSSNAAGIWQIVAQTGKNYGLKQNQWYDGRRDVVASTKVALDMMQRLNGMFDGDWLLTIAAYNSGEGRVLKAMKQNKARGKPTDFWNLSLPRETTVYVPKMLALSEILKNNKRYGIKLPTPNESRALARVEVGQQMELTQAADMAGMSLSKLKTFNAGYKNGATAPNGPHYIMVPKSNVAKLRDSLASGDIASVQPTEMAKASAAGNSYTVRKGDTLSGIASKLGVSVSTLKQQNNLRSASVRTGQTLTVSGKASTQLADNGNSITYRVRKGDSFASIAKRHGVNTKDVMRWNSDAKDIQPGDKLTLFVKNSATPDT; encoded by the coding sequence ATGAAGGCTAAAGCGATATTACTCGCCTCGGTCTTGCTGGTAGGATGTCAGGCATCAAGGAATGACGCCAATATCCCCGTACAGCATGCACAGAGTCTGTCTTCAGCTGGTCAAGGTGAAAATGGAAAGTACGGAGATCGATTGTTGTCGCCGCGATGGCAGGATGATGGAACAAGCCTCGCAGAAGATACTGATCTCTGGAATCACATTAGTGACGAGTTGAAGATGGGGATTCCGGAAAACAGCCGGATCCGCGAACAAAAAACAAAATTTTTAAAAAATAAGAGCTATCTCCACGATGTAACATTACGGGCAGAGCCGTACATGTACTGGATAGTCGAGCAGATACAGAAACGTAAAATGCCGATGGAACTGGTACTGCTACCCATAGTGGAGAGCGCTTTTGACCCACACGCAACATCGTCTTCCAATGCCGCCGGCATCTGGCAGATTGTTGCACAAACGGGCAAAAACTATGGTTTGAAACAGAACCAATGGTATGACGGACGCCGCGATGTGGTGGCCTCGACCAAAGTAGCGCTGGATATGATGCAGCGTCTTAACGGTATGTTTGACGGTGACTGGTTACTGACCATCGCCGCCTACAACAGCGGTGAAGGACGAGTGCTGAAAGCGATGAAACAGAATAAGGCGCGCGGCAAGCCGACTGACTTCTGGAATTTATCGTTACCACGCGAAACGACGGTCTATGTACCTAAAATGTTGGCCTTGAGTGAAATTCTCAAGAACAACAAGCGTTACGGTATCAAACTGCCGACCCCGAACGAGAGCCGTGCGTTAGCTCGCGTAGAGGTGGGACAGCAGATGGAACTGACGCAAGCCGCAGATATGGCCGGTATGTCTCTCAGTAAACTGAAGACATTCAATGCCGGTTATAAAAACGGTGCGACGGCGCCTAATGGACCGCACTACATTATGGTGCCAAAGTCCAATGTTGCTAAGCTGCGAGATTCACTGGCTTCCGGTGATATTGCTTCCGTGCAGCCTACCGAGATGGCGAAAGCCAGCGCGGCAGGAAATAGCTACACGGTGCGCAAAGGCGACACCTTGTCTGGCATTGCCAGCAAGCTTGGCGTAAGCGTCAGCACACTGAAACAGCAGAACAATTTGCGCAGCGCTTCAGTTCGCACGGGTCAAACATTGACCGTAAGCGGCAAAGCGTCCACGCAATTGGCTGATAACGGCAACAGCATCACCTATCGTGTACGTAAGGGTGATTCTTTTGCCAGTATTGCAAAACGTCATGGTGTGAATACCAAAGATGTGATGCGCTGGAACAGTGACGCTAAAGACATCCAGCCGGGCGATAAGCTCACGCTGTTTGTGAAGAATAGCGCAACACCTGATACCTAA
- a CDS encoding endonuclease/exonuclease/phosphatase family protein gives MRKKTYSMRYVAGQPAERIFPPGAMLHLGQALPPGAPLPADPTLRVLVWNIFKQQRADWMSVLQGFGKHAHLVLLQEAQATPELVKFATSNYLAADQVPAFVLPQHPSGVMTLASAHPVYCCPLREREPLLRLAKSALVTAYPLPTGEMLMVVNIHAVNFSLGVDVYSKQLGPIGEQIQHHRGPVIMAGDFNAWSRQRMNALYRFAREMSLREVNFTDDHRRKAFGRPLDFVFYRDMKVSDASVLVTRASDHNPLLVEFNSLYGIER, from the coding sequence GTGCGGAAAAAAACTTATTCAATGCGTTATGTAGCGGGTCAGCCAGCTGAGCGAATCTTTCCGCCAGGGGCAATGCTGCATCTTGGACAGGCACTGCCGCCTGGCGCGCCCCTGCCAGCGGATCCCACTTTGCGGGTTTTAGTCTGGAATATCTTTAAACAGCAGCGTGCCGATTGGATGTCAGTCCTGCAAGGCTTCGGCAAGCATGCCCATCTGGTATTGCTGCAGGAAGCACAGGCAACCCCTGAGCTGGTCAAATTCGCCACCAGCAACTATCTCGCGGCCGATCAGGTGCCTGCCTTTGTCTTACCGCAACATCCTTCTGGCGTCATGACGTTGGCTTCTGCGCATCCTGTGTATTGCTGTCCTCTACGTGAGCGCGAACCGCTGCTGCGCCTTGCCAAATCGGCGCTCGTTACGGCGTACCCATTACCCACCGGTGAAATGCTGATGGTAGTAAATATCCACGCGGTGAATTTTAGCCTGGGTGTCGATGTCTACAGCAAACAGCTGGGGCCGATTGGCGAACAGATTCAGCATCATCGCGGGCCGGTAATTATGGCAGGCGATTTCAATGCCTGGAGCCGCCAGCGTATGAATGCGTTATATCGCTTTGCGCGGGAGATGTCGCTTCGTGAAGTTAATTTCACTGACGACCACCGCCGGAAAGCCTTTGGCCGACCGCTAGATTTCGTTTTCTATCGTGATATGAAGGTGAGTGACGCTTCTGTACTGGTAACACGAGCTTCCGATCACAACCCGTTGCTGGTTGAATTCAATTCTCTCTATGGCATTGAGCGTTAA